Proteins from one Rosa chinensis cultivar Old Blush chromosome 7, RchiOBHm-V2, whole genome shotgun sequence genomic window:
- the LOC112178699 gene encoding cysteine--tRNA ligase 2, cytoplasmic isoform X2: MLEEDSSSSTTHRCHKIINDIQSFLPTSRPRVSDYLEQIIQGIEQIINKGYGYLADGDAFFAVYADQKLEYATDGAQISLKLIKHHPADFLLWKSAKAGEPNWYGPWGPGRPGWPIACSAMTPHLPFEFDIHAGSSDLICPNQTEISAPSSADQNGLVTIDNKRMSESTLTTRWITQYYHPLAVRYFLLSARFTSSIKFTVSHLESASTAMYSIYETLQDCEDALSSLTGGAEESSTAVTITTAQNDSIELKKQFETQMTDDLDISHIMNDAFQGALDLLKKTLNVLKEQQPASFHCLLETVKEVKAVLDILCLLPSLPYSQVLQQLKDTTLKREQLSKGGAVSRKLDRADLEECNTNCTSSVDVRKGGKLDLSCTSNVGKEIVPSNLSDIPEWILVDILSLLSVKDAALISFTCKAWENLWTYSTNLTFVNHTGPSANLDIGLKIREREKYVGWVRDVLK; the protein is encoded by the exons ATGCTTGAAGAAGATTCGTCAAGTTCAACTACTCATCGCTGCCACAAAATCATTAATGATATCCAAAGCTTCCTTCCCACCTCTCGGCCCCGTGTTTCTGATTATCTGGAACAGATAATACAGGGGATAGAACAG ATCATCAACAAGGGCTATGGCTACCTGGCTGATGGAGATGCGTTCTTTGCCGTCTATGCTGATCAAAAGTTGGAATATGCTACAGATGGTGCACAAATTTCTCTCAAGCTAATAAAGCACCATCCAGCAGATTTTCTGTTGTGGAAG TCTGCGAAGGCTGGTGAGCCAAATTGGTACGGCCCTTGGGGACCTGGGAGACCAGGGTGGCCAATTGCATGCAGTGCAATGACTCCTCATCTGCCATTCGAGTTTGATATCCATGCTGGCAGCAGTGACTTGATTTGTCCAAATCAAACTGAAATTTCTGCTCCGAGTAGTGCTGACCAGAATGGGCTTGTCACTATTGATAACAAGAGAATGTCAGAATCAACTCTCACAACTCGTTGG ATTACTCAATACTATCATCCCCTGGCAGTAAGATACTTCCTGTTAAGTGCACGCTTCACGTCTTCTATCAAGTTTACTGTCTCTCATCTGGAAAGCGCATCAACTGCCATGTATTCCATATATGAG ACTCTGCAAGACTGTGAAGATGCTTTATCTTCTCTGACCGGAGGAGCAGAGGAAAGCAGTACAGCAGTTACAATTACTACAGCCCAAAACGACAGCATTGAGCTAAAGAAGCAGTTTGAGACTCAAATGACTGATGATTTGGACATATCCCACATAATGAATGATGCTTTTCAAGGTGCTCTTGATCTTCTAAAGAAAACCTTAAATGTGCTCAAG GAGCAGCAGCCAGCATCATTTCATTGTTTACTTGAAACAGTGAAAGAAGTTAAAGCAGTCCTGGACATTCTCTGTTTGCTGCCCTCCCTTCCATACTCTCAG GTTTTGCAGCAACTAAAAGATACGACACTGAAGAGAGAACAGCTTTCAAAAGGTGGTGCTGTAAGCAGGAAATTAGATAGAGCAGACCTGGAAGAGTGTAATACAAACTGTACTTCTTCTGTGGATGTGAGGAAAGGAGGAAAGCTGGATTTGAGCTGCACATCTAATGTCGGAAAGGAAATAGTACCGTCGAACCTTTCTGATATACCAGAGTGGATACTTGTTGATATTCTGTCACTCCTCTCAGTCAAGGATGCGGCATTAATCAGTTTCACCTGCAAAGCATGGGAaaatttgtggacctattctaCAAATCTGACTTTTGTTAACCACACAGGCCCCTCTGCCAACCTTGACATTGGACTGAAGATTAGAGAGAGGGAAAAGTATGTTGGCTGGGTCAGAGATGTTCTAAAGTAG
- the LOC112177371 gene encoding uncharacterized protein LOC112177371 encodes MVSPFDPSRNNYSFTKRITGESLQVLVLENVDLNGEVFQHISHFRGLEQLSVTGASGLNRIRMFGSSVRLKSLVVRYCWNLEIIEICDLPQLAFFEFEGRPISLDLNSVPNLVKVSLGEDDLEFLKVAFKQLACCLCQLRTLTLDNTLGFLTQEIVVFPIPQLPELVCLELRISPDDACVLLQLACFLDASPRLQKLVLKFDFLGSGINLWKAESHPHKNLKVVEVIGFFDCPAATDIVTFIVDNAAGLESLVIDPVVPWCEHRRGRKPDELIEKERKGRQHAMSLRSMLPGMDGGNSSSD; translated from the exons ATGGTCAGCCCTTTTGATCCTTCTCGTAATAACTATTCCTTTACTAAGCGGATTACGGGCGAGTCCCTCCAAGTGTTGGTGCTTGAAAATGTTGATCTGAATGGAGAGGTTTTTCAGCATATATCTCATTTTCGAGGACTTGAACAACTATCAGTGACTGGTGCATCTGGTTTAAATCGCATCAGAATGTTTGGTTCTTCTGTACGTTTGAAGTCCTTAGTGGTCAGATATTGTTGGAATCTTGAGATTATTGAGATCTGTGATTTACCTCAGCTTGCTTTCTTTGAGTTTGAGGGAAGACCTATAAGCCTGGACCTGAACTCAGTTCCAAATCTAGTGAAAGTGTCCCTTGGCGAGGATGACCTGGAATTCTTAAAAGTAGCCTTCAAGCAGCTTGCTTGCTGTCTCTGTCAGCTAAGAACTCTTACTCTGGATAACACACTTGGTTTTCTG ACACAAGAGATTGTTGTCTTTCCTATTCCTCAGTTACCAGAGCTTGTGTGCTTGGAGTTGCGAATCTCACCAGATGATGCATGTGTGCTGTTGCAATTGGCATGTTTTTTGGATGCATCTCCTCGCTTGCAGAAGTTAGTTTTAAAG tTTGACTTTCTAGGGTCGGGGATAAATTTGTGGAAAGCCGAGAGCCATCCGCACAAAAACTTAAAGGTGGTTGAGGTTATTGGATTCTTTGATTGCCCAGCAGCGACTGATATTGTCACATTCATAGTGGACAATGCTGCTGGGCTAGAAAGTCTGGTGATCGATCCTGTTGTCCCATGGTGTGAGCATCGTAGAGGAAGGAAGCCTGATGAGTTAATTGAGAAGGAACGAAAAGGGAGGCAGCACGCAATGTCGCTTAGAAGTATGCTGCCAGGCATGGACGGTGGAAACTCTTCTAGTGATTGA
- the LOC112178699 gene encoding cysteine--tRNA ligase 2, cytoplasmic isoform X1, whose product MDLHQLNENEAQGSIDELNEGGGGKGDHFVSGELNEAGGGQGGHFGSGEIISQENMLEEDSSSSTTHRCHKIINDIQSFLPTSRPRVSDYLEQIIQGIEQIINKGYGYLADGDAFFAVYADQKLEYATDGAQISLKLIKHHPADFLLWKSAKAGEPNWYGPWGPGRPGWPIACSAMTPHLPFEFDIHAGSSDLICPNQTEISAPSSADQNGLVTIDNKRMSESTLTTRWITQYYHPLAVRYFLLSARFTSSIKFTVSHLESASTAMYSIYETLQDCEDALSSLTGGAEESSTAVTITTAQNDSIELKKQFETQMTDDLDISHIMNDAFQGALDLLKKTLNVLKEQQPASFHCLLETVKEVKAVLDILCLLPSLPYSQVLQQLKDTTLKREQLSKGGAVSRKLDRADLEECNTNCTSSVDVRKGGKLDLSCTSNVGKEIVPSNLSDIPEWILVDILSLLSVKDAALISFTCKAWENLWTYSTNLTFVNHTGPSANLDIGLKIREREKYVGWVRDVLK is encoded by the exons ATGGACCTGCATCAGCTCAACGAAAACGAAGCCCAAGGATCCATCGACGAGCTCAACGAAGGAGGCGGTGGAAAAGGCGATCACTTCGTCTCAGGCGAA CTCAACGAAGCAGGCGGAGGACAAGGTGGTCACTTCGGCTCCGGCGAA ATTATTAGTCAAGAAAATATGCTTGAAGAAGATTCGTCAAGTTCAACTACTCATCGCTGCCACAAAATCATTAATGATATCCAAAGCTTCCTTCCCACCTCTCGGCCCCGTGTTTCTGATTATCTGGAACAGATAATACAGGGGATAGAACAG ATCATCAACAAGGGCTATGGCTACCTGGCTGATGGAGATGCGTTCTTTGCCGTCTATGCTGATCAAAAGTTGGAATATGCTACAGATGGTGCACAAATTTCTCTCAAGCTAATAAAGCACCATCCAGCAGATTTTCTGTTGTGGAAG TCTGCGAAGGCTGGTGAGCCAAATTGGTACGGCCCTTGGGGACCTGGGAGACCAGGGTGGCCAATTGCATGCAGTGCAATGACTCCTCATCTGCCATTCGAGTTTGATATCCATGCTGGCAGCAGTGACTTGATTTGTCCAAATCAAACTGAAATTTCTGCTCCGAGTAGTGCTGACCAGAATGGGCTTGTCACTATTGATAACAAGAGAATGTCAGAATCAACTCTCACAACTCGTTGG ATTACTCAATACTATCATCCCCTGGCAGTAAGATACTTCCTGTTAAGTGCACGCTTCACGTCTTCTATCAAGTTTACTGTCTCTCATCTGGAAAGCGCATCAACTGCCATGTATTCCATATATGAG ACTCTGCAAGACTGTGAAGATGCTTTATCTTCTCTGACCGGAGGAGCAGAGGAAAGCAGTACAGCAGTTACAATTACTACAGCCCAAAACGACAGCATTGAGCTAAAGAAGCAGTTTGAGACTCAAATGACTGATGATTTGGACATATCCCACATAATGAATGATGCTTTTCAAGGTGCTCTTGATCTTCTAAAGAAAACCTTAAATGTGCTCAAG GAGCAGCAGCCAGCATCATTTCATTGTTTACTTGAAACAGTGAAAGAAGTTAAAGCAGTCCTGGACATTCTCTGTTTGCTGCCCTCCCTTCCATACTCTCAG GTTTTGCAGCAACTAAAAGATACGACACTGAAGAGAGAACAGCTTTCAAAAGGTGGTGCTGTAAGCAGGAAATTAGATAGAGCAGACCTGGAAGAGTGTAATACAAACTGTACTTCTTCTGTGGATGTGAGGAAAGGAGGAAAGCTGGATTTGAGCTGCACATCTAATGTCGGAAAGGAAATAGTACCGTCGAACCTTTCTGATATACCAGAGTGGATACTTGTTGATATTCTGTCACTCCTCTCAGTCAAGGATGCGGCATTAATCAGTTTCACCTGCAAAGCATGGGAaaatttgtggacctattctaCAAATCTGACTTTTGTTAACCACACAGGCCCCTCTGCCAACCTTGACATTGGACTGAAGATTAGAGAGAGGGAAAAGTATGTTGGCTGGGTCAGAGATGTTCTAAAGTAG